TACAAGACAACATGCAGATATTGCAAACACAACGTTAACGATACTAACAAACAACCAAAAACCACACATGCCGTCACTGCAAACGACCATTTATTGACAACTGATCCATATGTAGCAACCAGATCGAGCTAGCATTCACGTCAATTGGATAGCTCAGTGCTGCCCGGGGAGCTTCTCCTTGATCTTGTCCATGAGACCCTTCTTTTCTCCTGTGCCCTCCGTGCCGTGCGCACCAGTGCCGGTTGCGCCAGTTGCCGTGTCCTGCTGGTTGCTGTCCTTGTGCCCCCCAGGCAGcttctccttgatcttctccttgaggcccttcttcctcctcccgcccatGCCGTCATCCTCAGACTGGCATATAAATTAAACCACACTATGATGAGTAAAACTCGCACATGTATTTAATTTGTACGCGACCACCACAAGAGATCGAGATGCGACGGCCGACGACGGAATAGAACGCGTACACCTACCGAGCTGGAGCTGGATGAGCTGCCGGAGCGGCGCAGGAGGCCGTCGGTCTTGTGGTCGTCCCTCATGGGATTGGGATGATGGACCTGCTCGCCGGCAGCAGCACCCACGCTGGTGGCGCCATGCCCAGTAGCAACTGGGTTGCCGTACTCGCTGGCTTGGTTGGTAGCGTGGCCGTGCTGCCCCTGGTGCTCCATCCTAGCTATCGACGAGATCGGCAACTCTCTGGCTACTCTTTTTTATCAGATGTAGTTCTACGAATCTGAAGGCAAAGTGCAATGCTTGATGGGCATTTATACGAGCTGGAGACTGGGGTTCAATTACAATTTAAAAATAAAGTTAGATTAATGAGGTCAGGGAGGCCACGTTAGGGGTGTACGTATGCATGTTGCCATCGGAAGGTATGATATGGATGCTCATCTTGGATCAGAGGATATATATGGTATCAAAGACGGAGTGAAGAATGTCCATGGCGCGGCCCTGTCGGCGCCACGTACCCATCAGTGCGTGTGCCCACCATCTGGGCAGTTCCGGAACGATGACTGGATCAGGACCCCGTAGTGAGTTTGTTGTTTGCTTGTTGCTTGATTCCTTCTTTTCCTATACTAGCAACAATGCCCATGGTTAGTTAGAGTtaagaaaatataaatatagTTAGAGTTAATTTAAGAAATTTAGTTTAGAgttaatataaatatatatatttaattaatatattaatttaattaatattTAAAATTAATTCTAAAAATGTGTATCACAATAAACTTAACTGCTATCTTATAGCTTAGCTCAACACAAATCTAATACAATAGCAACAGGAAAGGACTATAGCGGATAATTAGGAACAAATTATATGCATTCAGCTGGCGCGTGCAGAAGGCGGCGAACCTGGGGCGCAAGTGGGAGCAAGGGcactcactactacagaacaagcCTTTGGTCCAAATCATTTGTCCCGGCtgtctttggacccgggaccaaAGAGTGCTTTAGTCccgagtccaacggctagccggggcagcgtgggggggggggggcaggggccttttgtcccggttggagccaccaaccgggaccaaatcccctccatttgtcccggttggtggctccatccGGGACTATTGGTCCCCGGGGCCTTTGGTcctggttggagccaccaaccgggaccataCAAAATGCCCACATAAAGTTGTCaacgccactccacaccaagccggaggatcGACGACGTGCCtacgagccaccaagactccaaggatggtcGGTGCAACAAGATACAAacttggttcactctagaaccactcACAAGGCagcaacaccttgctctctcactcacttaagagctaacctagcacctCAAAAGTGTGCTAAAAAGTAAATATTTGATCACTATGCTCTTGGTTggtttggaggtgttcttcaatgtgtataGGGTCTCCCTCGACTCCAGCAACTCTAAAATGGCAGGAAGATGtcgtatatatagcccacaaaaTCGAAGTAGCCGTTTGTAGCCATTTGGGGCATTTCTGcgtaagcatcggtttaaccagtgcctAGTCATCGATTTAACCGGTCACTAACAGCTTGAATTAGCCGTTGGCCCTTTCTGACAAGTTCTGCAGCTGAAATATGGTACCACCGGTTTATTCAGTGTTagtatcggtttaaccggtgctacaGAAACTTTTTGGAGTCAAAAACATGCTCTCTAGACAATAGTACGGTGTATTTCCTTGGCCAGCACTTGGACAGTTTTGTTACCATCAAGCCTTTGAACTAACTAGGAAACATCTCCGACTACTTATGTAGTTTGTTCTCCTCGGGCCCTTGAACCCACCATCGGTAACATCTCCGCGTACCCACCCTGGCAAATACCCTGGTAGTTTTGTTACCATCGAGCCTTTGAACTCACTAGGAAACTGTTGACGATCTATTTTAACctgttttgaccgtcaactcctccACAAAAACTAAACATACTATGGAAAAATGCTAGGATAGTCCTAAATATTAATGAATTCTACATATGTTAGATTGAGATTGTGTCCAGGTGATTCTGAGCTAAAAATGCAGCAAGATGGTGAGGTATGATTCAAGACACAAGATTTCGACCAATCAAAACGTAACATGTCATTTCATGGATCAAGTGGCCCAACAGAGCAAGGAACCGACTTAGGACAATAGGCTTGCACAGAgatatgacatgtgggcccaaatAACAACATGCCAGGACAAGATGGGGGCAGTTGTCCACTGGGCCAGGCCGGTCAACCACCCTAGTCGGCTGACTGCCCAGTGGGTTCAGGCAGGCATCAGCTCATCCTCGCAGCAGAACTCCGGTGACTCccacctatatatatgaggggtgGGGGTAAAGAATGAGACATACCACCTTGGAGTTTCACACTTCTCCTCTTCATATTGAGCTTGAGAGCTCATCCTAGGGGCTCTAGGCAGCCTAGGGGTGTaggaaaatagggagagagtgaggaggagtcgcaGAAGTGCCGGGCTtttcggcactcttctccacttttacctcgatggatgcttatcAATCATAGTAAGTGTTCGTGTTTTCCTTTTGTTATTGAAAAATAGAGTTTAAG
This genomic interval from Panicum virgatum strain AP13 chromosome 8K, P.virgatum_v5, whole genome shotgun sequence contains the following:
- the LOC120646287 gene encoding dehydrin DHN3-like, producing MEHQGQHGHATNQASEYGNPVATGHGATSVGAAAGEQVHHPNPMRDDHKTDGLLRRSGSSSSSSSSEDDGMGGRRKKGLKEKIKEKLPGGHKDSNQQDTATGATGTGAHGTEGTGEKKGLMDKIKEKLPGQH